Genomic DNA from Syntrophomonadaceae bacterium:
AATCATGGATGGTTGCTTCCTTGCTGTGCTGGGACCAAACGGCGCCGGGAAAACCACCTTGATCAAGGTTTTATCCCTGCTTACCAAACCAACCAGTGGCAGCCTGGAGATCAACGGGGAGGAAGTGGGGGAGGATCAGTTAAGTTTCCGCCGCCAGATTGGGGTCTTGTCTCACCAAACTTTCCTCTACAACCATCTTAGCGCTTATGAAAACCTGTCTTTTTACGGAAAAATGTATGAAGTGCCAAGGCTTAAGGAGAGGATTTTCGAGGTTATGGAAGAAGTAGGCCTCCAGTTTGTGCTGGGGGATCCTGTCCGGACCTTTTCCCGCGGGATGCAGCAGCGGCTCGCCATTGCCCGGGCCATCCTGCATTCACCGGCAGCGTTGTTTTTGGATGAACCGTACACCGGCCTTGATCAGCATGCGATGGAGATTTTAAATCAAGTCCTCGTAGGGCTGCAAAACCAGCACCGCACCGTGATCCTGGTGACCCATAACTTTGATCAGGGGCTTAACCTGTGTGATCAGGCGGTAATTATGGCCAGAGGCCAGCTGGTGTACCGGGCCAAACGGGAAGAATTTTTGGGCCGGGATTTCAAACAAACATACCTCAGGTGTGTGGGGGGAAGTTGATGGGTTACTGGCGCAAACTTGGAGCACTGGTAGAGAAGGATCTTGCCGTTGAGTTCAAAACAAAAGAGATGCTGAGCTCCATGTTTATTTTCTCTTTTTTGGTAATTGTGATATTTGCCTTTGCCTTTACTCCCTCCCGGGCTACTACCAGTGAAGTGTTTCCCGGCATTTTATGGATTGGCATCACCTTTGCGGGGGTACTTGGCTTAAACCGTTCTTTTGCCGGAGAAAAGGACAATGATTGTCTCCTGGGTTTAATGTTAACCCCGGTGGACAGGACAGTGATCTATCTGGCCAAGGCTGCCAGCAATTTCCTGTTCCTGGTGGCGGTGCAGGCAGTATCCCTGCCGCTGTTCTTTATCCTCTTTGACTACCGCCTGGCGGGGCCGCTCTGGCTATTGTTGGCAGTTATCCTGTTAGGTACCGTTGGTTTTATCGTTACCGGCACCTTTTTAGCGGCCTTAGCTGCCAATACCCGCGCCAGCGAAATCCTCCTGCCCCTGATCTTGTTCCCGGTGATTATGCCGGTGGTAATAGGCGCGGTGAAATGCACCGCTATCGTGCTGGCAGGGGTTCCCCCGGAACTGAAAGGGGAATTGGTGCGTTGGGTTAAGCTGCTTGGGATCTACAATATTATCTTTTTGACAGTATCTTTGATGCTTTTTGATTACGTGCTGGAGGTGTAACGATGAAAGGAAGCGCCTATAACTTGCGCGGGCATAACTTTATTGCCTGGACTACCGGTTTTCTGATGCTGGCATCCCTGTACGCAATTTTCTTGTATGCGCCGCTGGAAAGGCATATGCTGGAAGTGCAGAAAATCTTCTATATCCATGTAGGGGCGGCCTGGAACGCTTTTTTCGCATTTTTTATTGTATTCATAGCCAGTATTATTTACCTGAAAACCAGGAACTTAAAGTATGATGTTCTGGCAGCGGCTTCGGCGGAAGTGGGGCTTTTGTTTACTACCATAGTTTTGTTAACCGGCCCGATCTGGGCCAGGCATTCCT
This window encodes:
- a CDS encoding ABC transporter ATP-binding protein, which codes for MKDIDLEIMDGCFLAVLGPNGAGKTTLIKVLSLLTKPTSGSLEINGEEVGEDQLSFRRQIGVLSHQTFLYNHLSAYENLSFYGKMYEVPRLKERIFEVMEEVGLQFVLGDPVRTFSRGMQQRLAIARAILHSPAALFLDEPYTGLDQHAMEILNQVLVGLQNQHRTVILVTHNFDQGLNLCDQAVIMARGQLVYRAKREEFLGRDFKQTYLRCVGGS
- a CDS encoding heme exporter protein CcmB; its protein translation is MGYWRKLGALVEKDLAVEFKTKEMLSSMFIFSFLVIVIFAFAFTPSRATTSEVFPGILWIGITFAGVLGLNRSFAGEKDNDCLLGLMLTPVDRTVIYLAKAASNFLFLVAVQAVSLPLFFILFDYRLAGPLWLLLAVILLGTVGFIVTGTFLAALAANTRASEILLPLILFPVIMPVVIGAVKCTAIVLAGVPPELKGELVRWVKLLGIYNIIFLTVSLMLFDYVLEV